AAACAAGAcatacaaccatggtcattacatcatcccttcttgagagcaacctcagttaaggtcccgtgaccaaggtttcagaagtgatgtttctacgattgACAGAAAatagatggcactgcaagcaccatgctcatgtatcaatcatgGGCCCTGATCTCAAATGCGTCAATGACATTAagatccttcaccaaccgttcaagacataagcgaatggtctaaagacacaacatgagtattttacaacaagctcgtctgagatgattttacactgtcccgtaCAAAGCAGCAATATGGGAGAaactggtgaagaatctagggatgagtcatataccattctcttcgtatggatttcctctacaacatatccaaaatccacaacaattggataaacgagcaaagagaagtggctgaaacattggactacatgccaactgaaaattttctgaaagtctcctTGATCTTTACTATTTCGTcgatttcggcccttaaacgtgctcaaaagtcGAAActcttctttgctaaagcttgaaaattttctgaggatgaagaaacatgggtatatAGGGAAATCCCGACATctgacgaagattctacaacatttttgctagaagacctaacttctgaattttctgatgacgaattatgacgaaattcttcattcatcaacatctgaatcaggagATACACCATCAACGCGAAGCCGAACTTCATATTCACCCGATaatctcacttgctgaagtcagcggtgcttctgctgatgagatatgagcttttcatcttcagctcttttcttctgtGATATTTCATCACGTCCCTGCTTTCCCTCCGCATCTGCTAATACCAATaaagcatatatcttagcacgtacgactcccagatgatcgagatatATAAAATGTGTCAgccttccagcgtctctgaaatgttgattcacctcggcatgagcatctgcaaaagtcttcttcttttacttcatagagcgttccccggaagagccagaagagtggttgtaaccagaagtcaccactatctgaggaaaaagacatggagtcatggatataccaataacaaatgcgtaacaaaatggtaacaatccaactcttacctatttacaatttcactagttgtagtgattataacgtcagaatttcgaaaacttgctcgttccttcaaacctgcaaagacgagcaagattcattattcaaaatcatgacttgattttcataaaaccatgaaaaacccacgtgaattttaacatccactggtttttcaaaaattggacggacgtccattctacaattgtgaaaactcacatacatacattatttcaccatgtaaaattgtctactttcaacgtttgttcaaaatcaaaacattgattttacaaaaaatacgttttaacgtgaaactcacgtaaatttgaaaaacatatatatatatatatacatatatgctccctcgagagtatattttcaaaaaaatttgtgaaagcttacatatcgaaaataattttttcatgaaagctcatagaaaatttttttactaacagacgcacgtctattcaaaaaaaaaaaaaaaactttttctttcgtacaagcatccacctaaaaaacgagagtttattaaaatctcacatatttaaaaaaaaatctctcctacattagggattattgctagtttcttaaactaacgatcgaatgaacgtttgttcctaaaacaaggatttttacaaaactcacgtctatacatgcatatttatatataattttaacatgaacaactcatgaacaagttataaacttctgaaaaagaaattaaaaaaaaggagcggtgctacaccaatttacgctcgttagacgatGCTCTGTCATGCTAGTGGAATCTACGTTCAAGCTGTGGTTCGCTCGTacgatcgaaaatccggtaacattctatcttacgactaagttcaattacttatttcctCTGTAACTAAAAAAATCATCATCCAGTGCTGACtggggaacatgactgtccctcactaatcagggtacttaatgtagatggtggattttcgacaaaggctaaaatcgtaaaaccataattgtacatattcctgatccaacaatcagatgagcattgaggctcatgtctctcattgaagcatgaaaactcatgccgcaagagtctctgactgagtttattgtctctcagagcatacgtgaatatgcagtctctcaagtgaggcaacgacatatctcatgaatactgagcaatttcagtaatcacttttatatagaatcgaacgattggatggctcctagacagctcgcctgctagtatagagcataacgtcttcaggatgtaacaatgttttccctgactatataaaagacatgcatatagaatcttaacgattggacggctcctaaacaacttgtttgctagtatagagcaataacgtcttgaggatgtaacaatgttttccctgactatataaaagaaatatgacgtttcaacaagctcatatcgctcaattcttgaataattaatgctcctagacagcatgcctgctagtatagagccatcaattaattatctctaatccttaaattcattaactgaatattcagaaatattctacgttcttcataatatttcattacttcaattcatggttcttcccagcagaattccatgggttagtgataaatattcaacgtacgggcatctgagtcgCTAtcaagtaagccccgaccaaaatggtgcaagtgtattcaacaataatgcactaacgagcacctgaatgcacgaacgagcattcaaaaatacgaaggaacgatgaacctatgaaaaataggaagaaaaataataataacaaaatattagctaaggctcTAGGGGATTGTGCCCACCggacggccagtcatgccgtggccagtcctACGCCTaatcctttattttatcatattttattatttttccttgatcccatgaaaattccttcatttgaacaaaattccttcgttttaaggaaactcccctgtttcatggtgtttccttcacaccaaggaaataatataaaattgggaaaggtgtcgtgagatgggtctactagccggccggctatgccctagttgtggccagtcccacacctcatggttccttattattttattattatttccttcatcccataaaattccttgatttcatgatatttccttcacatcaaggaaaagatataaaattagggaagactcgcgggaccAGGACCTAGCCGTCCGACGATGCCCtatccgtgaccggtcccacacgccccttattttattattttattatcattgtttcctccatctcatggaaactccttcactttaaggaaaactcctttatttcaacaaactccttgatttcatggtatttctctaaaatcatgaaaataatataaaattaggaaaagtgccatgggaccgggcttattggccggccggccatgccttggccatatccggtcccacacttcatgattccttattttattattattatttccttcatcttatgaagtttcctcagtttgagcaaaaaccttgatttcttcatattttctcaaaatgttgctcaaacgcgcatcagaaaatatcaaaattctcaggactgagacacgaacactttggtgacatgagcatattaccttgaccgaccaaggttggctctttggcttgcaagaggccggtcccacatattttcatcatttgacctaatttgttcacattaggttcaaactcttccaaacaatttggaatttcataaaacgatcgtcagtcggtcccataaccaaccagggccggtttcatgacccccccccccctctcttcATAGATAATTCTAGATTAAAGGTTTTTGATAACATAATCGAAAAAATGGAACAAAGAATAAAAATTTGGCTTGGTAAAATCTTATCTCAACCAAGTAAAATGGTATTAAACAAATCAGTGCTTTCTAGCATGCCCATCTTTAGCATGGGTTGTTTTGTGCTACCAAAAAAAATAACTAAGCGTATCGACGATATCCAACGAGATTTTTTGTGGGGAAAACACACAAACTCTAAGGGTACATACATCAAAGCTTTTGACTTCCTTTGCAAACCTGTGGACCAGGGAGGATTGGGGTTCAAATAAGATTATAAAATGAACCAAGCAATGATTAGCAGAATCACTTGGCGGTTAGTTAGTCACCCTGACGATTTATGGGCATAAATACTGAAAGGAAAGTACTTTAAAAAAACTGGTGCATTACATTCCAAGAAGAAATCACAAGCCTCTTGGGTATGGAAATGCATCTTGCAGGGTATcgaacacatcaaaaaatataccATTTGCGAGGTGGGTGATGGAACTTCAATAGATATCTGGCAAGATAAATGGATACCGAATAGGAGAGAGACTTTAGCTAACTCTTTCCCAAATAATAACTCCAACATAACACTTGTATCACATTGATTGACTGTGAAACAAAGAAGTGGAATATTAACCTGTTAACTTCTGTATTTGATTCTTCTTTGGTCAGGGAAATCTTGAACATAAGGCATTTCTTAACTAAAGAGTGATCACAAAAAAAGACAAAATCAGATGGCTTCTTACTAATAATGGAGAGTTCTCTGTGAAGTCTCTATATTCCAAACTTCAAAACTTGAATGATTCAACCACAATTCAGACAAAAAAAATTTGGAAGAAATTGTGGACCATAAACACTTCTCAGAGAATCAAGCTTTTCATTTGGAAATGTTTACAGGATTCTTTACCAACTAAAAAGAAACTTGGTTCAAGTAGAGATGGGGATAGGAATTGTGTGTTTTGTCAGCATATAGAAGAATCTACCTTTCATCTGTTTTTTGAATGTGTTTATGCAAAAGAAATTTGGACACTTCAGCCAATGCCTGCGCAGGGAGTATCTTCTAACACTATTTCTACACATACTTCTTTCTTAGATATGTATAATGAATGGATGAAGGGAGATCTAAACTCAATATCCATGGCTTTAGCTGCAACTAAGTGTTGGTTCATCTGGAAAGAACGATGTCTCAGAGTCTTTGAGGATAAAAGTAGAACACCAGCTCAATTGGCTATAGACATACATAGACATTATGAATATTGGAACCCAATAACACAATTACCAGTCATAACACAAAGCAGCATCAGAACTCAAAATATGATTTATTAGACTCTGCCAATAAGAAACTTTTATAAATTAAACTGTGATGCTTCTTGGGTTTCTGCTACAACTAATGCTGGTTTTGGATTTATTTTGCGCAACTAGACAGGGACCTTCAAAGGAGCAGGGATGGGAAGTTGCAGGGCAGAATCACCAGAAGAAGCTGAAGTTGAGGAAAACAAACCTCAATCAAATGGAAATGTTTAGCCATATTAGATGAAGtaaagaagatggaagctgaactAGTTTCTTCTGGGGGATTTCACTGTGTGGATAGAAGAGAAAACAAAGTGGCATATTTGTTGGCAAAAGAAGGAAGAACTTCAACACAGCTGATTACTAGCTTCTCTGTTACACCTTCCTTTTTAATTCCATCTATTACTTTTGATTCTGTTAAAGCCTATGAGCAATGTAATATGAACTCAAGCTTTGTATCTATTTCGGAAGTAATTAATCACACAGATTCATTCATCGGATGGACAACTCTACCAGAGTTGATTCCAAATGAGTCTGAATTACAGATTAGTTTCTTCTATGTTCTATATATCTGGTTATTTTCAAAAAAGTGAGGAACATGTTGGGAATGCGTTCCTAGTAAGGGGAAAACGCATGGGAGAAACGCGTCCCTAGCAAGGGAGGAACCTTGTTATAAAtttaacaaatacaaaagatATCGTGGAtatatcaaagaagaaaaaaagatctaTTTTTGTAAAGATATAGCAAGAAGATTTTCTAGATTTATTTCGTTCATTTTTTAGATATATTTCATCTAGGAACAGATAAAGAAATATATAATTAACTCTTTCTCCTCCTTCTAACCTTTATACCCAGTGCCTTCTATCTATCATATTACAATGAGTGATTCTGATTTACCTATAAACATAGATGACGAAGATGATAACCATGTTGATCCATCATCTACTCCTCTTTGGAAGTATTAACAAAAGTTGTTAATGATGGTAGTAAAGGATCAGGTGGTGGAGGACAAAAGAAGTAAACTTTATTATTAGGATTATTAGGATTTTTGGGATGTTTTCTATtacatttattattttattattagaaaAAGTAAAAGTATCATTAATATATCTATGAAATTTAATTTATATATGATTTATATTTTACGTTCCCTTCCTTGTTCctcatttttgagaattttacgtATTTTCGTTTCGGTACTCGCTCTCGTTCCCGTCCTCGTTTCCGTTCCTGGTAACTAAGGTACCAACTAAAAAGAAAACCTATGGTTTGttcacctcttcttcttttttttttcttcgagttTTGATTATtcggattttttaatttttattaaggTTGATATATTCTATTTAGGCTtttctatttgttttttttttgttttgtttttttttccttcagattTGATTATtcggattttttatttttgttaaggttgatatatttttttttgttaatcctGTTTAGTGGATATGTTGTcttgattttggtttttgttttcttatcttGCCAGCGACACCCTCCACAAGGGAACACAGTGGCATATTCCGTGTCATTGTCAACAATAAAAAAATGTGGGAATTATATAAATAACCTCCTTTTTGACGGGCTTCAAAATTACCCTTATGAAGCAATAAAAATACCCCTCTCCATTCAAATCCCATCAGGGGCCCATTAAAAATTCGGTAAGATTACTAAATTACCCTTTCTATATAATTAATGTTCATAAACCAAACTCCAGTTTACTCAACGGAAAGAAAGACGCGAGATATCGAGAGAGAGACAGAGTTGTTCGTCAGTTggaggagaaaaaaaaattcaaaaacttttCTGTGAATTCTACAGATTAAATcaacataaactcatctttttcTTCTATTACTGAATCTATTTTCATCAACATCGTAATCAATAACAGAATCAATTGTTTCTTCATCAGACCTGAAATcgtttcttcatcaacaacaaaattTTCTCAATATTAAACAAATTGGTAATGTTGATTCGTGATTGAAGATGAGTtgtgatttattttatatttgcATGTTCGATTTGTAGTATCTCAATCTGTttttttgatttcagttttatttgTATTTTTTGTTACAAAGATCGAAATTTTGGAAACTCcattctttctgtttgattctacTGGATTGATTGGTTCATTTACATATTATTTGAATTCGAGATCGTTATTCATATCTTAAACAGGTATTCTTCAATCTCCAATCTccggtttttgatttttgaatttctgCTGTTTTGAGTTTTAGATCGGTTCATAATTCAATGTTATGTTTGAGTTTTAGCTTCAATGTGTTTTAGTTTTGAATTATTCTGGAGTATTTCATATTGTTGATGAGTTAGTAGTAGAATTATTTGGATAATACTGATTGTTTGAGTATACTTGTTGAGAATTATCAATTAGTTAACTGAGAATTAGTAGTAGAATTTCATAATGTTGATCTGTTTTGGTATAATTTTGTAGTTAGAAGTTAGTGTAATCAATTAGAAGTTACAAGTTAGTGTTTATATACTCAGTTTACATATCTAACGTTCGACGTTGAATATATCTTTCACGAGGGGGCGCAGCCCCCGAGTGATGTGCGACGTAATCTGAATTTGTATCTTATGTTAGGTTTAGGCTTTTTCTTATGCTTTGCGGTGAATTTTTTATGAAGGAGCATTTATGTTCATGTAGTATTTCATGTTGCTGGTTTACATTTGCACCGATCGCATACTAATGTGATTGGTAGTAACATATATGATGTTGTTTATGCTGTTTTTTTTGTATCAAAGTCCTTGTTGCTGACATAGAATTTTCATTGTTGATACTGAAAATTTGTACCATATTCAGATTATTTgtatcaacattggttgttgattcaggtttgttggatcaactttcattgttgatgcaaTAACTTGGACAATTTGCCGATTATGGTTGTTGATAACTGTTGTTTTATTgtatcaacattggttgttgacagaTTATGGTGTCAACAttgtttttatgttttattagATTTGTTGATCCAATTTGACTGTTTTATTATTGCAGGCCAAAGATGGTTGTTGCAGAGTTCACTTTATCCAATTTGACCATATCACATGTTGTTTCGGAGTCAACTACTGTCAGCGAGATGATTAGTGTGGTGAAACAATACTGGCCTTATGTCCCTGAAGACCTCGTAGTTTTTGGTTACACTGTAGATGGAAGATCACATGTGATCAATCACGATTTGGAGTTGaggtttttcattcactactgcaTCTCCAAAGTGATCGATGTGGTGAAGTTTAACATCCAGTTTAAGATTGTTGTTGATTTtgttccatcttcttcttcttttgctccttctTCGTCATCATCAAGTTGTGTTTCAAACAACGGTGTGGCTATTGTAGAAGATTTGACGGATGATTCATCTTTGGTCAAAAGGGTCCCCAAGAAGTCATATGCTTGGGCCAACATCTTAACCGGAGTAGGGCAGGTTTTTGAAAGTAAAATTGATTGTCGTGATACTGTTAAGAAGTATGAATATCATAGTGGTTACAAACTTGAAGTACGTAAGAGTGACAAGAAACGTTACACTGTGCGTTGTTTTAACAAGAAAATTCAAAGTTGTAGCTGGGGTTTCATACATCTCTCGTCGCCAATACTAAAGGTGTGTTTCAGTGCAAGACGTTTCACGGAGAGCATGCATGTGATTTAGCTTCTTCTGATCCAGCAAAAGTCAGGATGACAAAGTCTTTTTTGAAGGATATCTTAATAGATGAATTTCGagcatcaaagaagaagaagactgcaGATGATGTCCAAGATCTTCTCCATCAGGAATATGGTATTGATCTCACATATAATCAGGCATACCATGGTTTACAGTTCACTAAAGAGTCTCTTTGGGGTGATGACATCAAGTCCTATTCATACTTTGTTTGGTATAAAGACTCAATTGAACGTTATAATCCTGGAAGCATCGTCAACTTTGAGTATGATGGTGTAACGAAGCAGTTCCAGAGGTTTTTTGTTGCTTTCGAAGCTTCCATTACTGGTTTCAATAATTGTTGTCGTCTGATGCTATTTATTGATTGCACTTTTCTCACTGGGAAGTTTAAGGGAGGTCTTATGGTAACTTGCGGGAAAACTAGTAACCAAGGTatgttttttaatattttctcttttttaagTATTAAGTGTTTCAACTTTAGTTGTTGAATCACACGATATAGTCTTATATGTCCTTGGATTTCAATTCTATGGATCACATAACTTTGTTCATCCCATAATCATTGTTGTTTGATCCCAtaattattgttgttgatccattattttcaaatgttgataccataattgttgttgttgatcccataattgcagttgttgatcctttttttttgtatcaacttttgttgttgttccataATTACAGTTGTTTATCACATAACTTCTGTTCTTAATCCCATAATTCCCACTAAttcttgttgttgatcccataacttttgttgttgatcccataattgcAGTTGTTGATCACATAACTTCTGTGCTTAATCCCATAAttcttgttgttgatcccataattgTAGTTGTTGATCACATAACtgctgttgttgatcccataagttTTGTTGTTCACCCAATAACTTGTTCATGGATTTCAGTTTTTGTGTGTTACTTTTTGaatctttgtttgtttttttttgtattttctagaGATCTATCCAGTTGCTTTTGGTATTGTACCTTGCGAAAATTGTGAGAGTTGGGAATGGTTCTTAACCAACCTGAAGGGTATTATTAGGGAAGACCGTCCACTGACCATCATATCAGACCGTGGAGCTGTCCTTTTGAAGCATGTCCTTATTATCTTCCCAAAGGCTTACCATTCTTACTGTTTGTACCACATGAAAGGTAATATTCTGGTTCCAAAGGGTAAGAGAAGGCAAACTGCTGTGAAGTTGTTTGAAAAGTGTTACACTGCCTTAACAAAGGAGAAGTTTTTTGCTGCTTCCAAGAGTATGAGCAATCTCAAGCTTGATTCAGTGATTGATTGGATGGTAAAGATTCCATTCGATAACTGGGCAGCTCATGCTTTTCAAGGAGAAAGGTTTGGTGAGAACACATCGAATATTGCAGAGAGTTTTAATAGTGTTATCAAGCATGATAAGAGGCTCCCAGCACTAGAGCTTGTGAATTGTATTCGTGCTAAGGTAATGGAGCAGAACTACAAGAGGTTGGTGGAGTCTAGTAAGTGGAATTCCAGAATTACTCCCTGAATGCAAGCTAGACTCAACAAGAGGGTGACCGACTGCCGTTTCTACAAGTTTAGAATATCAAGTGATAAAGTCTTTGAAATAATTTCTCCTACTGGAAAGCACATGGTCGATTTGGATGCTAGGACTTGCACTTGCAATTGGTGGCAGAAGCATAGTTTCCCTTGCACCCATTCGATGAAAGCTATGTTGAAGATTGGGCTAGACGAACCTTAGAAGCCCCTCAGTCCGTATTATACTACTGAGTACTATAGAGGTTTGTATGCTCGTCCTATCTATCCTATTCCCTACCATGAAAGGCCGCCTAAAATTAATGAAAAAGGTTATGTCTTGCCTCCCAATGGTGGTCGAGCGTCAGCTGGAAAGCCAACTACTTCAAGGTACAGGGGTTCTTGAGATAAAGTTCGCAAGAAAAGGAAGTGTGGCCAGTGTGGGAGACGTACAGGGGTTCTCGAGATAAAGTTCGCAAGAAAAGGAAGTATGGCCAGTGTGGGAGACTTGCCTTCCACAACCGTCATAGATGTCGCAGAGCTCCTTTGGCTCCTCGTACACCAGTGTTTCGTAGGGAGTCTAATTCAAGGATGATCAACTTTTTGAGGAGGATGTTGTTCTGAAGTTTTACTGGTTGATTTACTATTTCTATGAACTTCCTTTTTACCTTTTTATGCTAGTTCTTGAATGATCAACATGGATGTTAGTTATTTTTACGCTTTCCCTATATTTTCTTGTTGGATTTCCTGTATTTGTAATGACATAAattatgtttttatttgtttatgaATGTTATTCTTGTTAGTTTATGTCAGTTTGCAGGTTTACTGGTTTTTTTACAGGAAAAATTACTATATAAACTGTATCAACATATCAATGTTGATGCCATtactggatcaacttccatttgtTGAGGcttgttgaaaagaaaaaatttgcaTGGTTATAAGTTAACTACTTTAGCTGTGTATGCCTGCAAGCTTTACTATGTAAACAGTATCAACATGTTAATGTTGATCCAAGTCATTGCATCAACTTCCAATGTTGATCCCTCTTACTgcatcaacttccattgttgatgcttactgaaaagaaaaattttgcATGGTTTTATCTGTATTTACAAGTTAACTCCATTAGCTGAGCATAACTGCAATCTTTACTACCAACATTCATTCACTTTATGTGAAACCAATTAGTTAGttataaattatttttttgacccattgatttttgggatcaacttccattgttgatcccacAAATGGATCAACTCCCATTGTTGATgctcaataaaaagaaaaaaatttcatgGTTTTATCTGTATTTACAAGTTAACTCCATTAGCTGAGCATACCTGCAATCTTTACTACCAACATTCATTCACTTTCATAACCAAACCATTCATTAACTTGATAATCACCTTCATAACTAATAGTGATATTAATTCATAACAAACTAGAACTAAAAATATCCTCTAAATTGTTTGAGAACATAAACAGACTTTCAGACATAGATTTACAGTAACTAAAAGATGTCTTTTCAAACTAACAGTTTAAATAAGTTATCAGACCTACACAGAGTAACTAAATTACTTACCAGCATATGTTAAACTACACCTAAGTGTGTTTGCACTAATCTAATGGTTCAACAGAATATTGTATGTTCAGTACCTCTTTGACTGAGTCTGTAATTTCTTGTACTTGGTTACCTTCTGATGGTTCAACAGAATCTTGAATGTTGAGTACCTCTTCGACTGAGTTTGTAAGTTCTTGAACTTGCTTACCTTCTTCCAAAGTTGGTTTCCATGAACCGAATTCACCTAACATCCTGGCAGCAATCTTCGCTCTCTTCCTGTTTATGTTCTCATGGTATTGGATCTTCTTACCATCTAGATCCCAGCATTCTCCACGCTTCACCAAGCACTTCATGAACAAGCAGACGTGCATTGCGCAGTCCAAACCCCGTTGCTGTGGTACCGTGTAATGGTCTAAAATTGTAGTTACTGGTCCACCTGTCTCAACATCTTTTATACCCATTTGGTTCAGGACTGGAGTCAATGTTTGGACCATGACATTGTACTGGTCGTTGtattttttgtagtgataaatggTGTTGAAGATCAACCACCTTCCACGTATCAATGTAAGAAGCACCCAATGGAAGGGTTTCTGATCCACGTCTTATAGACACATCGGTATCAACAATATTGCATCATTGTCATCCATTGGGTAATTGTTCCTCAACGTATCTGGAATCCCACATTTTTCCACTTTCATTGCATATTTGCTAGCAACTGCAGCCCTCATTATTTGTTGCatcattttcttggcatttagtttttttttgacaGATAACAACAATAATTCATTCATCATGTATACTTGAACCATCCCTAGTACACTAAATTGTTTCATCTCACCTAAATAAGGTTTGAACTACGATAATGTATAACTAAATAAGTTTATGTAACAAGTTATTCAAAAGACAGATTAAGAGTTTTCGTTACTTACATAACAATTTGTAGAAAGAATTAAGTGCTTCTTCCCATAGTATGCCGGCTTAGATGGATTTTGCATCTTTGATT
This genomic stretch from Papaver somniferum cultivar HN1 chromosome 5, ASM357369v1, whole genome shotgun sequence harbors:
- the LOC113279430 gene encoding uncharacterized protein LOC113279430, translated to MSDSDLPINIDDEDDNHVDPSSTPLWKPKMVVAEFTLSNLTISHVVSESTTVSEMISVVKQYWPYVPEDLVVFGYTVDGRSHVINHDLELRFFIHYCISKVIDVVKFNIQFKIVVDFVPSSSSFAPSSSSSSCVSNNGVAIVEDLTDDSSLVKRVPKKSYAWANILTGVGQVFESKIDCRDTVKKYEYHSGYKLEVRKSDKKRYTCKTFHGEHACDLASSDPAKVRMTKSFLKDILIDEFRASKKKKTADDVQDLLHQEYGIDLTYNQAYHGLQFTKESLWGDDIKSYSYFVWYKDSIERYNPGSIVNFEYDGVTKQFQRFFVAFEASITGFNNCCRLMLFIDCTFLTGKFKGGLMVTCGKTSNQEIYPVAFGIVPCENCESWEWFLTNLKGIIREDRPLTIISDRGAVLLKHVLIIFPKAYHSYCLYHMKGNILVPKGKRRQTAVKLFEKCYTALTKEKFFAASKSMSNLKLDSVIDWMVKIPFDNWAAHAFQGERFGENTSNIAESFNSVIKHDKRLPALELVNCIRAKVMEQNYKRLVESSKWNSRITP